DNA sequence from the Entomomonas asaccharolytica genome:
GATACTACAACAAACAGTAATCTTCTTAATGTAGGTATATCCTTTGATAATATCACGGTAGGTGATGGTGTAAATGGTCAACAAAGCCAAGGTTTTATTAATATTCTAGGCTCAGGTAAAAATATATATCAACAATCTATGGGCGGTCAGTCATTAGCCTCTGGTGAATTAGAGGTAGGGACTAATGGTGGATCAGGCACAATTAATATAGATGGTAGTAGTTTAGATATTAGTGGCTCACTGCCGTCTGTTAATGATGGAGATGTTTTTACACTGGGTAACGGTACCAATAGTACAGGTACTATCAATGTGTTAGGTGGTGGTAAGCTAGCTGTTTCTGTAGGTTATCAACCCGCAAATTCTGCTGTGATTGGTAAAGACGGTGGAACAGGCATATTAAATATTTCAGGGCAGTTTGATGGATTTGATATGATTGGTGATCCTACAAAAGTTTCTAGCCGAGCAGTTTTTTATAAAGGGCTAGTGGTAGGAGACGGTTTGGACAGCCAAGGCTCTATCAATATAAAAGATGGCGGCCTTTTAATCACCTATGGTGAAACAATTATTGGTAAAAATGATGGTACAGGTAATATCCTTCTGTCTGGTGAAAATAGCCGCTGGGAATTATCAGGCAAAGCCTCTACTGATGGGGTTAACAGTTCCTATGACTGGTCACAAGATGGCGTTTTAACACTAGGCTCTGCCGGTGGTACTGGTACTTTAACCATTGATGATGGTGCTGTAGTGAGCCTTGGGGTTGGTCGATCAATATATGGTTACTATGAAGATCATGATAATAACCAATACTTTAATTCCTATGATTATGAATTTGTCGGAGGAACAGGTACATTTAACTTGACCGACTCAGCTGATAGTACAGGTACCCTTATTTTAAAAGGTGATGCTGGCAAAGTTGGTGTATTAGATACACCTCAAGTTAATTTTGGTCCAGGAACAGCTTCTGTAGTTTTTAATCATAATGACTACACAGGCAGCTATGAATTTACCCCTGAATTAGTAGGAAGTAATGCCACCAATAGTTACCTCGTCAATAACTCTGGCATAACCGTATTTAACCGTGATACTAGTCAATTTATTGGCCACTCTATTGTAAATGGTGGCGTGTTTGAAGTTAACAGTATACTTGGTGGTGATATGACCATTAATAATGGTGGTACGCTAACTGGTATTGGTACGGTGGGTAGTACAGTACTAAATACTGGGGGTACTATTGCCATTGGTCAATATAACACCACCACAGTTTCAACACTTACAATTAATGGTGATTATCAGGGCAATAACGGTACTATTGTTTTTGATACAGTACTGGGTAATGACTCTTCCACTACAGATAAACTGATTATCACAGGCGATACATCAGGCTCTACCTATGTAAAAGTTAATAATTTAGGTGGCTTAGGCGACCAAACAATCCGCGGTATTGAGCTAATTAGTATACAAGGCGCCTCAAATGGCACCTTTACTTCAAGTGGACGTATCGTGGCGGGTGCTTATAACTACTCCTTAGTCAAAGGAGATGCTAGTAAAGGCGCCGATCCAAACAATTGGTATCTAACCTCTCAATATGCTAAAGCTAGTGGTGGATTAGGTAAAGACTTAAGAACTGAGTCAGCTACTTATATTGGATTGATAGAAAATAATATCGCTGCCTTTAATCACAGTTTCCATGATAGACAACAAACCTTAAATAATGGCTATGAGTCCTCATGGATGCGCGTCGAATATGCACATGATAAATACCATGCTGGTGAAAATAACTTACTTGAAAATAAAGTAACACGTAAATTAGTGCATTTAGGAACAGATCTTTATCAGCATGATCAACTCCACCTTGGTATCATGGCAGCTTATGCTAACAGTGATATTACTAGTAATTCTCGAATAAAAGATTACCATTCTACAGGTAAATCTGATGGCTATTCAGCAGGGGTTTATGCTACATGGTATGATCAAGATGCAATATCAGGTGGTTTATATATCGATAGCTATGCTCAATATAATTGGTTCCGTAACCAAGTAAATGGCCACAATTTAGCACAAGAAAAGTTTAATACGCAGGGACATACAATTTCCATCGAGACAGGCTATAACTTTGTAATAAGTAACAGCAAACAAGCTATATGGACGGTTGAACCTCAAGCACAAATTATTTATGGTAATAGCAGTACGTTTAATTACACTGAAGACAATGGTACACGTATTCATACCAACAATGATAAGGGACAAATAAGAAGCAGGCTTGGTGTGCGCTTACAAGCAGAGATTGAAAATGCAAAATTATTCTTAACCAGTAACTATTGGAATCAAAATAAACATACCGCTGTCCATATGGATGGAACAGAAGTCCGTAATAATCGTGCTAAAAACTTGTTTGAAATAAAAACAGGTGTGCAATATAACATCAACGATAAAATACAAGCGTTTGCTCAACTCAATGCTATTACTGGGGAAAACTCTACTAGAAGCTATGGTGGCAATGTTGGTATTAAATATCAATGGTAAAATAATTAATTAATTTTAGTATTTATCCCTCTCGTCTTAAATAAAGAGAGCATACAATAAGTTATGCTCTCAACTTTTTTAACCTTTGACTGCTAAACACAATATTCGTTTTTAACTGTTGTTATGATGGGATTACAACTCTATTCCCTTTATCACAAAAATAGTCTAAACTTATTGCTTCGGTGGAAGGACAATACACAAATAAAAAAAGTAATTCCTAATATACACTTTGTACTACTTATTGTAGTGCTGTTTAGATACTATACAACGTTAGTTACTAATGCTTAGTTGTTATTATCTTACCGAGATACTTCATGAATAAAGCCATTGATTTCCAGCAAATTATTGAGAATGGACCTTTTATTACTATGCGACTATCATTTGAAGATAGCGTATGGAAAATATGGTATGTATCACAGAATGTAAAAGAGTATGGTTTTGATCCTAATGATTTAATGAATGGCATTATCTCATGGGATGCAATGATTCATCCAGATGATCGTGTAGTAGCTATTAAACTAGCTAACGACTATATGATGAAGTCAGTGGACGACTTTCAATTGCAATACCGTATTGTTACTGCAAAGGGTGAAAGTACTCATATTATTGAGTACTCCCATGTTAATAGAGACTGCAACGGCAAAGTACTCTATGTAGACTCTGTATTAATCAATACTACAGCAGTTGAAGTGGATCGCAATATTGCTATAAACCACTTCAAACAACAAGCAGTAATGAATGATATTTTACTTAGCTTACATGATGCTAACTTAGAACTATCATTGCAAATAATTTTAGAACGTGTGGGTCGTTATTTAAATACCAGCCGCGTACTACTCTTTAAGGATAGCCCAGACCATAAAACTTGCAAAGTAGTCTGTGAATGGCTCAACAAACATATAACCTCCATCAAAGACCTAGATTATGCAGTTACTTATGAAACAGAGATGCCTGAAATCTACGTGGCACTTCAAAGTACTGGCTTTTTACTAGTAAATGCAGGAGAAATTCCTGAAAACTGTAAAGAAGAATTTGAAAATGAAGGGCTAGTCTCCTCTGCTATTTTTGCCGTCTACCTGCATGGTGAACATTATGGCTTTGTTTGCTTTGACGACTGTATCGTACAACGTGTATGGGATGAAGATACAGCTAATTTTCTAAAAAACATCTCCAATATGATATCGAATGTATTGTTTAGGATACATACCGAAGAAAAATTAGCACACCATGAAGAAGAAATACGTAAGATGGCCTTTACCGACTACCTTACAGGTCTTCCTAATAGATTTCGTTGTGGTTCTGATCTGATAGAAACATTGAAAAATGCTGAGCAAACAGGGCATGGTGGTTACGTTTTCTTTATTGATTTGGATGATTTTAAAATTGTTAATGACTGCTATGGTCATGACTTTGGAGATGGCGTATTAGTCAGCTTCGCC
Encoded proteins:
- a CDS encoding autotransporter family protein, with translation MKKSPFILKPMFIGMLSVISSYSVADAIWNGSTKDYKEGNNWSTNTLPDLTVENIIINSGQANLVLDDSYPGFSQWGGSGNNKLIIGGSASASGMLNVSIADGTSYIQPDYGSTLAVGENGGHGTLTLDTTTNSNLLNVGISFDNITVGDGVNGQQSQGFINILGSGKNIYQQSMGGQSLASGELEVGTNGGSGTINIDGSSLDISGSLPSVNDGDVFTLGNGTNSTGTINVLGGGKLAVSVGYQPANSAVIGKDGGTGILNISGQFDGFDMIGDPTKVSSRAVFYKGLVVGDGLDSQGSINIKDGGLLITYGETIIGKNDGTGNILLSGENSRWELSGKASTDGVNSSYDWSQDGVLTLGSAGGTGTLTIDDGAVVSLGVGRSIYGYYEDHDNNQYFNSYDYEFVGGTGTFNLTDSADSTGTLILKGDAGKVGVLDTPQVNFGPGTASVVFNHNDYTGSYEFTPELVGSNATNSYLVNNSGITVFNRDTSQFIGHSIVNGGVFEVNSILGGDMTINNGGTLTGIGTVGSTVLNTGGTIAIGQYNTTTVSTLTINGDYQGNNGTIVFDTVLGNDSSTTDKLIITGDTSGSTYVKVNNLGGLGDQTIRGIELISIQGASNGTFTSSGRIVAGAYNYSLVKGDASKGADPNNWYLTSQYAKASGGLGKDLRTESATYIGLIENNIAAFNHSFHDRQQTLNNGYESSWMRVEYAHDKYHAGENNLLENKVTRKLVHLGTDLYQHDQLHLGIMAAYANSDITSNSRIKDYHSTGKSDGYSAGVYATWYDQDAISGGLYIDSYAQYNWFRNQVNGHNLAQEKFNTQGHTISIETGYNFVISNSKQAIWTVEPQAQIIYGNSSTFNYTEDNGTRIHTNNDKGQIRSRLGVRLQAEIENAKLFLTSNYWNQNKHTAVHMDGTEVRNNRAKNLFEIKTGVQYNINDKIQAFAQLNAITGENSTRSYGGNVGIKYQW
- a CDS encoding EAL domain-containing protein; translated protein: MNKAIDFQQIIENGPFITMRLSFEDSVWKIWYVSQNVKEYGFDPNDLMNGIISWDAMIHPDDRVVAIKLANDYMMKSVDDFQLQYRIVTAKGESTHIIEYSHVNRDCNGKVLYVDSVLINTTAVEVDRNIAINHFKQQAVMNDILLSLHDANLELSLQIILERVGRYLNTSRVLLFKDSPDHKTCKVVCEWLNKHITSIKDLDYAVTYETEMPEIYVALQSTGFLLVNAGEIPENCKEEFENEGLVSSAIFAVYLHGEHYGFVCFDDCIVQRVWDEDTANFLKNISNMISNVLFRIHTEEKLAHHEEEIRKMAFTDYLTGLPNRFRCGSDLIETLKNAEQTGHGGYVFFIDLDDFKIVNDCYGHDFGDGVLVSFANYAQELFADNATVYRFGGDEFVIILNNADETLANSYLNKLLKRAKKPWTAKGKEFYCSLSIGVVKYAAYGDDSQSIIKKADIAMYQAKKAGKNNFVFYTEELACDSIKRSEMETLLRNAIENDCQGFIVYYQPYLNTQTGKIIGAEALVRMVDAKGNIILPEQFLSLAEYLGLIVPLGDWILEQAAKQCHIINNIQGLEDFTITANMSPKQFKQKDIVLRTENILKKSQVDFNNIIISMNENMAVNAIEKMLQVCAEFQKKNIKIALNDFGSGSSSFINMRDLPIDAIQVSSIYIENIEDQFTNAFLKLVTNLGHSTGKQIIMSGIETNKQYDFCKEIGIDVVQGFGLYSPTTAENLLKIIADKK